Proteins from a single region of Fibrobacter sp.:
- a CDS encoding VOC family protein — translation MRIEHIAIWAKDIDQVCEFYRKYFGGVVQPLYHNPAKQFTSRFVTFESGARLEIMHRPDIEGNAETVGTLRMFAIGKPIATLIASVIKHTSMFCDSRLIRFHVKHSQTEDATKNSFFGISEVQQVAVAQATANMMAGVAEHLGFAHISFSVGSKEEVDRLTQKMSEDGIAIVGEPRTTGDGYYESVVLDPEGNRIEITV, via the coding sequence ATGAGAATCGAACACATCGCCATCTGGGCAAAAGACATCGACCAGGTCTGTGAATTCTACCGGAAGTATTTCGGCGGGGTTGTCCAGCCACTTTACCACAATCCGGCCAAGCAGTTCACCAGCCGTTTTGTCACCTTCGAAAGTGGCGCCCGCCTGGAAATAATGCACCGCCCCGACATCGAAGGGAACGCCGAAACTGTTGGGACTTTGCGCATGTTTGCGATTGGCAAGCCAATCGCAACCTTAATCGCCTCGGTCATAAAACATACAAGTATGTTTTGCGACTCTCGGCTCATAAGGTTTCACGTGAAACACTCGCAAACCGAGGATGCGACGAAAAATTCATTTTTCGGCATATCCGAGGTGCAGCAAGTTGCGGTTGCGCAAGCAACCGCCAACATGATGGCAGGCGTTGCCGAGCATCTCGGTTTTGCCCATATTTCCTTTTCGGTCGGCTCGAAAGAGGAGGTGGATCGCCTGACGCAAAAGATGTCCGAAGATGGTATTGCCATCGTGGGGGAGCCCCGGACTACCGGCGACGGGTATTACGAAAGTGTCGTCCTCGAC